Proteins encoded by one window of Arachis ipaensis cultivar K30076 chromosome B04, Araip1.1, whole genome shotgun sequence:
- the LOC107639145 gene encoding B3 domain-containing protein Os06g0112300-like produces MSTSNSKVNFIASSSGVVIENIAPLKTVPGPTTNLPGDDDIQPLSGCPFYHVIISKSHIYPCFSMPVSNELTLPSAEVPAILKYGSKSWDMQYCGLGKSYKKFFNHRGWKKFAVDNHLEVGDACVFELKESSEEKLVFQVQILRGDLPETFLKRKEKEKEKKKARAKIAEKPGGKSAENRNSAEMPILID; encoded by the exons ATGAGTACGTCAAACTCAAAAG TGAACTTCATTGCAAGTAGTTCTGGAGTTGTAATAGAAAACATAGCCCCGTTGAAAACCGTGCCCGGTCCTACAACAAATTTGCCGGGGGATGATGACATTCAACCACTTTCAGGATGCCCATTCTATCATGTGATTATTTCAAAATCACATATTTATCCTTGCTTTAGCATG CCGGTTTCAAACGAATTAACACTTCCTTCAGCTGAAGTCCCAGCTATTCTCAAGTATGGAAGCAAGAGCTGGGACATGCAGTATTGCGGACTCGGCAAAAGTTACAAGAAGTTCTTTAACCACAGAGGCTGGAAAAAATTTGCTGTTGATAATCATTTGGAGGTTGGGGACGCTTGCGTCTTTGAACTCAAGGAGTCGAGTGAAGAGAAACTTGTCTTCCAAGTTCAAATTCTTAGAGGTGACCTCCCTGAAACTTTtcttaaaaggaaagaaaaagagaaggaaaagaaaaaggccAGGGCCAAGATTGCAGAAAAGCCAGGAGGTAAAAGTGCAGAAAACCGCAACAGTGCAGAAATGCCAATTCTCATTGACTAG